Genomic DNA from Theropithecus gelada isolate Dixy chromosome 1, Tgel_1.0, whole genome shotgun sequence:
GGTCATGGTTTCAAAAAGGAAGTGTATCAGGTTTTCAGGAAAGtgaaacttctattttttttttttagatgaagcttcgctcttgttgcccaggttggagggcaatggcatgatctcagctcactgaggcaattctcctgcctcagcctcccaagtagctgggattacaagtgtctgccaccaggaatggctttttttttttctttttttttttttgagacagagtttcgctcttgttgcccaggctggagtgcaatggcatgatcttggctcactgcacctctacttcccaggtttaagcaattctcctgcctcagcctcctgagtagctgagattacaggtgcccgccaccacgcccggctacttttttgtatttttagtagagatggggtttcacctgttggccaggctggtcgtgaactcctggcctcaggtgatccgcccacctcagcctcccaaagtgctgggattatgggcgggagccaacgcacccagccgAAAGTGAAACTTCTTAGGATGGAGGCCTAACGAGACCCACGGCCTGGTGAAAGTAGCAAGGATCTGGAAGAAGTTGTCATAATAGGTATTTATAGACTGTGTGGCCCTGAAAAAGGACTCaactttcctgagcctcagttttctcatccgtAAATTGGGGATAAGATTTACCTTGCTGGGCAATTGTGGGTATCAGGGAGAAAATATAACTTCTCCTCAGTCCCCGTAAGTTCGTGGTTGGGTCAGCCcgctgtaacaaaagacagattcaCACGAAAACCAAGCAAGTTGATTAACACATGCAGTGCACCTCACGAGGCAGAAACTGCAATGAAAGGTGACCCGAAGCAGTGGCTCAGAACTCCGGCTTATCCAGAATCTTTGACAAAGAAGAATGAATTTTCAAGAAGTGACAAGACAAGGGAAAGCAGCTTTCGGCTTCCAGTGGTGGGAAACCGCAAGAAGGTAAATATATGGGAGAAAATGAATGGAGGAAGGTTTGTTTGTAGACTCTTCTGGTGCCTCTGAGCTGATAATCATTGTCTCCAGTAAAGTAGAATTTATGTCCTGTATTTAGGCATGTAAAAAGTCAAgactgagccaggtgtggtggctcacgcctgtggttccagaactttgggaggctgaggtgggcagatcacctgaggtcaggagttggagaccagcctggccaacatgctgaaaccctgtctctactaaaaatacaaaaattagggccgggcttggtggctcacgcctataataccagcactttgggaggctgagatgagtggatcatgaggtcaggagtttgagaccagcttggctaacatagtgaaacgctgtctctactaaaaatacaaaaaattagccaggcatggtggcgggcgcctgtagtcccagctactcagaaggctgaggcaggagaatcgcttgaactcgggaggcggaggttgcagtgagccaagagcgtgccactgcactccagcctgggtgacagaatgagactccatctcaaaaaaaaaaaaaaaaaaaaaattagctgggcatggtggcgggcgcctgtagtcccaggtactcgggaggctgaggtaggagaatttcttgaacatgggaggtgaaggttgcagtgagccgagatcgtgtcattgcactccaatcttGGTTACAAAAGCGAGATtccgtctgggaaaaaaaaaaaaaaaagtcaagactggcagggcatgatggttcacagctgtaatcccaacactttgggaggctgaggcgggcagattgcttgagtccaggagtttgagagcagcctgggcgacatgacaaaaccctgtctctacaaaatgtagcccatgcctgtactcccagctacttgggaggctgagatgggatggtcacttgggcctaggagacagaggttgcagtgagctgagactgtactaccgcactccagcctgggtgacagagtgagaccctgtctcaaaataatagtaaaacaataatcatcttttaaaagtcAAGATTACACAAATTTAGTTTACAGATCTTAGCTTTTATTCATGattctttcttattattattcttatttttagagacatggtctcactttgtcacccaggttggattgcagaggtgagatcacagctcactgcaaccttgaatttctgggctcaagtgatcctcctacctcagcctcccaagtagctaaaactacaggcacatgccaccatgcctggctaatgttttattttttgtaaagatgaggtctcactgtgttgctcaggctggtcttgatcctctagcctcagcctcccaaaatgttggaatttcaggcatgagtcaccctgGCCCATTCATGAGTCTAAAATTGGGAGTCCCACAGAACCAGGACAGGTTCAAGGGGCTTCAGTCAGCAACATAGAGTGTTTGTGGATGGAAAACAGAAGTAAGCTATAGAGCTTAATTGGTTACAGTGTTTGCTTTGTTTGAATCAGTTGGCCACCTAAGATCTACTAAAGCTCAGCTGTTGTAACTGACAAAAACTCAGCTATTTGCTACATGTATATACTCTTAAGTTAATTAGTTtcatttagcatgagtgactccatatTGGTTTGGTCTGCTGGACCCGGTACAGGGGTCTTGTCCCAATCAATGGCTTCctgcaaattttatttaacaggCAGAAAGGGGAGAGGATAGAAAGATCTCTTCATCTGCTTGCTGCTTCttaattgccttcagctcaaaaatatttatgtcaaaGAGGTATATTTTGGGGGGACATATTCTGGTTTCCTTCACGGGGATCAAAGAGAACAATATGTAAGGCACATCTTAGTGCTTGGCAACTTGGCATGCCTCATTCTCCTGGCAGCGTCTTGCATAGTAAAAAGCACGATTTGAATTGCTGTCAGCAAATACATATTCAATGAAGAATTCCTTTGGAAGATGCAAAACCATTCCTCATTTGGCTCTTTCTTGCAACAAACTCTGAAGACCAGAGAGCAGCACTGAAAGTGCAGCCTAGCAAAAGCATGGTTAGGGCCAGGTGTTAGGAAGCCTCAGGACAGGCTGCTCGCTTGGTCGTTAGAGTTCCTTCTGAAATGTCCATTTCTCTTCTGGCTCTTGGCATCCTTGAAGCAGGCTAGAGACTACTGCTAAGGCCCAGTGATCGGAGCCTGGGGTAGGCATGAGGCTGTGAGCCTACCCCAGGAAGGATGTTAGTGTGCATTCCTGGGGACAGGTCCAACGTTCCTTCCAAAAGGCACCCGTGGTCCTTTCTGGCTCCTCTGCAAGTGTCCACTGGAGAATACAGAACCTGTAGCCTGCATCTTACAAAACCtggaccaggccaggcacagtggcttatacctgtaatcccagcacttttggaggctgaggcgggcagatcacctgaggtctgaatttcagaccagcctggccaacatggtgaaaccctgtctctactaaaaaatacaaaaattaaccagccatggtggcacacacctgcagtcccagctacttgggaggctgagatatgagaatcgcttgaacccaggaggcaaggttgcagtgagccgagatcatgccactgcactccagcctgggtgacagagcaagaccctgtcctaaaaaacaaaaaaacaaaaaacaaaaaccaaaaacccggGACAATTTAGAAAGCCACTCCATCTTACCCAAGCCCTCTCCCCTTTCTTGGCTGGAATAATGGTCTCTgggcctctctctgtctctctttttctttttttcaaggcagaatctcactctgtgacccaggctggagtgcagtggaacagttatggctcactgcagcctcgacctccagggctcaggtgatccttccacctcagcctcccgagaagctggaactacaggtgcacaccactacactggctaattttttctttttttttttttttttttttgtagagactgggttttgccatgttacccaggctggtctcaaactcctggcctcaagtgatcctccagcctcgtcctcccaaagtactgggactacaggcacgagccatcatgcctgacctGGGCCTCTGCTTGTTGCAGCCTCTGGAGCCAGCAGGCACAGGGCCCAAGGTGGTCCTGAGAGGCCCAGGCATCTCTTGGGTAGAAAAAGTCCTTCtccgtaagcccgggaggcggagcttgcagtgagccgagatcgcgccactgcactccagcctgggcgacagagcgagactccgtctcaaaaaaaaaaaaaagaaaaagaaaaagtccttctcgccgggtgtggtggctcacgcctgtaatcccagcactttgggaggccgaagcgggcagatcacgaggtcaggagattaagaccatcctgactaacacagtgacaccccgtctctactaaaaatacaaaaaattaactgggcgtggtggggggcgcctgtagtcccagctacttgggaggctgaggcaggagaatggcgtgaacccgggaggcagacgttgcaatgagctgagatcgcaccactgcactccagcctgggcgacagagcgagactccatctcaaaagaaaaaagaaaagaaaagaaaaagtccttaTCTAAGCCTCAAATCCCTCATCCATCCAAGGGACCAATAACAGCTCCTTTACCTCCTAGGCTGGATTGAAGAGGGTGCTTTAAGCCGTTGTTTCACTAAGTAATTGACTGGCTCACCCTTCACCCTATCCTGGAAGGATATGAAGCCACTGTTGTAATCTCAGGGATGGGCTCACCCACCACCCCCATGCTCTTGGTCCACCAAAGCTGGGAGGTCGCTGCTGTCAACCCAGGGCTGAGCAAGGAGGGACTTAGGCCCTGGGCTGTCTCCCCCAGCCTCTCACTCATGCCTGCTGTAGGGGAGGAGGGAGTGGCCTCCTTCTGCCCTCTAAATTCCTTGGCTGGGCTACACATTAAATTTACATAAGagagattaacaagagaaaaagcaTGTGTAACTACGACCTATGCATGGGAATCCCACAAAATATGAGACTGGACAAAGGATCAGATGAGTAAAGCTCATATAACATCCTACAAGGGACAGGAAACATTCCTTCAGAAAGGAATAGGGGCtcgggtcaggtgtggtggttcacgcctgcaattccagcacattgggaggctgaggtgggcggatcacgaggtcaggagtttgagaccagtctggccaacatggcaaaacccctgcctctactgaaaatgacaaaaattagcccggtatggtggtgtgtgcctgtagtcccagctaattgggaggctgacgcaggagaatcgcttgaacccaggaggcggaggatgtggtgagccaatatggcgccactgcactccagcctggacaacagaacaagactccttctcaaaacaaaacaaaacaaaacaaaacaaaaaacataaaaaccccacaaaaatcagctgggtctggtggcgtgtgcctgtaatcccagctacttgggaggccgaggcaggagaattgcttgaacctaggacgcagaggttgcagtgagctgagatggcaccactgcattccagcctggacaacagagcaagactctgtctcaaaaaaaaaaacaaaaatagaggctTGGGATCCTGGGGACGTGGTACACAAGTTAAGCGAGAGTGAGGGGAGAAGAGGGTACGGTGAATGAAGCTTgtcttcttataaaaataaaatttttcaggtAAGAAAAGTTAGCTCTGAGCAGCCCTCTGCCTGATACTAATACTTTACCAATggagattttccttttctgtttttgacacagggtctcactttgcttcccaggctggagtgcagtggtgcaatcatggatcactgtagcctccatctccctggctcaagccatcctcccacctcagcctcccgagtagctgggactacaatgtgtgcaccaccacgactggctaatttttaaattttttgtagagacaggggtttccctatgttgcccaggctggcccgaattcctgggctcaagcgatcctgccacctcggcctcccaaactgctgggattgcaggagtgagccacagtgccaagcctggagattttctttatatatataaatcattttacaaaaGGACAGCTTTTCAGAGCTACTCCTATGCCTTCAGTTTCTAAGAATAATCCCTTCAAAATATGCTgaagaagtatattttggggtggcacaTGCTGGTCTCCCACAGTCATATTTTGGGTGTGTGTCCTGAGCCCCAACACTGGTCACCTCGCAGTGGTGCTTGGGGTCCCTGGGTGCCTAGAGCTGCAGGttaccccttctctctctcccgcTCTCAGCCTTTCTGCCGCTGCTGTTGAAATTCTTTCCTGCGTGAAGGCGGGGCGCTTAGGACCTTTATATGGTCGTTTTCCTTCgcataaaaagaaaacttgtttcGTAGAAGGGCAAGGTGCAGCTTCCAGAGGCACCTGGGATGATGCCCCTCTAGCAGTAGGCGAGCTTGGGGGTGTGGGCGGCGGGGGAAGGCGAGGCCCTGGGGGACCTGTTGTTTTTCCTGTTGTAagtgaaaaggaaacaaagtggGAAGTGGAGTGTGCGGGCTGGCGGCAGGCGGGGCGCCCCGCCGCGCCCCGCCTCCCTCCCTCGAGGCTCACTCGCGCCCAGCGCCGTCGCTCCGAGCGGCCGCGAGCCGAGCCGCCCAGCCCTGCCAGCTGCGCCAGGAAGGTAAGCGATCGCCGCTGGCTGCATCAGGGGAGGTAGGAAGAGGACCGCGGCCAGGGGCTTTGGGAGCCGCGGCTGCGCTCGGGGCCGCGGGGCTGGCTGGCGGCCGTCTCTGCTGCACACACAGCCCATGCGCCCTGGCCCTGGGCACCTCCCCGCGTCTAGCGAGCCGGGCCCTGGGATCCCCGGGGGCCGGGCTGCTGCGACCTGAGCGGGGGCTGCCCTAGAGGCCCGGGGACGTCCCCCGTGGGCCCGCCGAGAGGGGCGCGTGCAGCTCTCCGGCGCCTGCACTGCGCGCCTTGCCCGCCTGGCCCGGCAGCTGGGTTTCGGCTGAGCTCCCAGCGGAGGTGCGGCCTCCCGTGCGCCTGCCGAGGCAAGAGGAAACTGGAAGCGCTCAGCGCGTGCGCCCGCTCCGAGCGCTGGCGAGAGGACCAGGGACCTCCTCTGTACGGCGGCTGGGTCCACAGAGGGCGCGCTAGCGGTGTCGCCCGAGTGCCCTGGCGCGGAGAGAGGGCTGCGCACAGTTCGCCGGCGCCCGGGTCCTGTGCGCCCTTCCCAGCCCGGGCAAGTGGGGAGCGGAGCTGCAGAGGGACCAGGGTGGAAGTTTCCGGGGCTTCCTCCCGACTTGTGGACCAGCGCCCCGCCTCCCCGTCCCGGGCCGCCCGCGCTGTTCGCCGCGTTTGCTGCAGCGGCGCAGGCAAGATCAGCTCCGGATCTGCGGCCGAGCCGGGGTTACGCCGGCAAAACCGCCCCCAGCTTTGCATTTCCGGACTTTTTTATAAAATACTCTTACCCGTAATTCAGCCTGAAtgaggcttttttaaaaaaaatcgagtttcctgtttttatttaggCTTCCTCATCTGCACCTCTTCCTCTGAGATAGAGAAGAGGGGAACTGGCACGACCTTTCGTGGGCACCAGGATGGGGGCGTTGCGGGGCAGGAAGACGGGGGTCCAGAGAACCGGGGAAGGGCCGCTGGGAGGTCCCGAAAGTGCGCTCTGGGTGGGGCGAGGGTGAAGCAGGTAGGGGCGAGATTTCCGGGGTCGCGGGTGGGGGGCGCCCTGGAGCGGCCAAGATGCAGGTTCCTCGCGTGGCCCCCCTGGGATCTGCCCAGTTTGCGGATGGAGCGCGGAGCTGATGGGCCAGCTCTCACTTGGTGTAGGTGTTCCCTGGAAGGAGGGACTGCGGATCTTGAACCCCACCAGACTCCATTAAGGGGGCCTTCCCTCCGCCTCCTGATAAGTCCCACCTCTGAAATGCTGGGCACAGCTGCGCGTGGATGTGGGGCGGGTGTGCCGTGGGTTGGAGTGGGAGGGGGCTATTTTTCCTCACTCAGGGCTCTCGGAGGGGAAGGTTTACCGCTCCCTGGGGACTTTAAGACCAAGGGCTAACCCCCTGCTTTCTTCCAGGAGTGCCTGACGGTGCCTTGGTGTTCTTGTCAATTGAACGGTACCATACGGACATTACTTCCCAAAGAACTGGTCGTTCTTACCTAGGTGATTTCAGTTGGACAACCGTAGGAACTGAGTGgtgttgtcttcattttacagttaaGGCAATgaaggctcagaaaagttaaataactcaCCAACCCACACAGTTTACAAGTAGCTCCTCCAGAATCCCAGCTCTTTCCGACGCCAGCGCGTTTAATCATCTGGGGGTGCCGTTGCTGGCGGGGTAAGGAGAATATCCTAGTAATTATCTTGGGGGAATTTGGAGGGGACGACTTTTCAGAGGCATCCTCTAAGATACCCTTGAGACTCCTCTGTAACACCCGCTGCTGCCATTCACACCCCTCCCCAATTTGATTGATGTGTTGAGTGGGGCGGAAGGTTCTTTTGGTTGATGAGGCTGCGACCAAACGCAAGGAGATATAAATAGAGCTTTCTCTTTGGCTCTCTCTAGAGCAGAAATGCCAACCCCTTAGCATTTCCATGGCCTGCTGGAGTTTCATTTCTTGATATTAGGATTCCAGCCATCTTGGCTGGTGAGAGGCCTGCTGGCGGCTTCCTGGGCTTGGTCCTCTTTTGGTACTTGCACAGAATGATGGAAGACACTGGAGTGGGCTGGAGGAGTGCTCTTAAAACCCGGTTGTGGCTGATAGCggtagctcatacctgtcatcccagagctttgggaggcccagacgggaggatcacttgaagccaggagttcaaggttgcagtaagctattaCAGTGCCACTGCGcacctgcctgggtgacagagcaagagcccatctctgaaaaatataACACAACAACCCAGTTGCCTGCTCGAGAGACACCTAAGCTAGCCTCCTTCTGAGCCCCACTTCCCACACCCCTCAGCCCATGTTCAGAAACAGACTACATTGGCCACACTGCTCACTTAGATGTTTCTGGAATTAGGGCACGTGCCCCAGAGGTACTCCCGACCACGCGGATGTCCCCTTCTAGCAGGAAAAGCGCGTTTCTGCGTTTCTGCAGCCTCAGTCCACGCCGCCGGGTCTTTGCACTGAGCTGTGGGCTCCGTTTCTCCTCCGCTACTATGTTTAGCAAGTATTTCCTGAGATCCCACGGGGGCTCAGGGGCTGTGCTAAGAACAGAGCAGGCAGAGTGGGAGGGCATCGGCCCCTGGGGGGCTCACAGGACGGACAGTCCACCAATGGTTGGAGGCCAGCACCCAGAGCCAGTCCGCTGTCGCACAACAGTGTCCGATGGAATTCATGGGGGTGGGAGTGGTGATGGTGAGAGTCGGTTCCTGCTTCACCTTGTTTTTCTTCAATTGCACAGTGAAAGGGAGAAGTGAATGTGCAACGGATGAAGCAATTCCCCTTTGGCTGGGTTAttttcaaaaccatttttttgtagagagcagttccctccctccctgaggCCAGCTGCTGGTGTGGGCCTGATGGTGGGGTTTGGGGCCCCAGCAAATGTTTCCTTAATGTGGGGCCTTCAGAAAGTTCTttcaggccaggcgaggtggctcacgcctgtaatcccagcactttgggaggccgaggtgggcggatcacttgaggtcaggagttcaaaaccatcttggccaacatggtgaatccctatctctacaaaaaaatgcaaaaaaaattatctgggtatggtgatgagcacctgtaatcccagctactcgggaggcggaggcaggaggtggaggttgcagtgagctgattgtgctactgcactccagcctgggcaacagagtgagactccatctcaaaaagaaaaaaaagaaaaaaagctcttTCAGCCAGGAGGGTGGCTTCAGCTATTCCCCAGGGGACAAGCGTGTTTCCCAGCAAAGCTGTTAGAGAAGATGGTCTAGAAGCAGTGCCCCAGGATGGATGAGACAAGGAAGGGCCCTGTCCACGGGAG
This window encodes:
- the LOC112634058 gene encoding putative uncharacterized protein PIK3CD-AS1 → MPSHSACSVLSTAPEPPWDLRKYLLNIVAEEKRSPQLSAKTRRRGLRLQKRRNALFLLEGDIRVVGSTSGARALIPETSKQVRSGTVIAYCNLELLASSDPPVWASQSSGMTGMSYRYQPQPGFKSTPPAHSSVFHHSVQVPKEDQAQEAASRPLTSQDGWNPNIKK